The following are encoded together in the Actinoplanes sp. N902-109 genome:
- a CDS encoding TIGR03619 family F420-dependent LLM class oxidoreductase: MRIGINLPHYGALTGPDDIIEVSRAVEAMGYDSLWTGDRLLSPLRPSHRYPGGDGTMPAEMNVYLDPLTALTFAAATTSRVRLGTSTLNATLYPPVALARTLTTLDVLSRGRLDVGLGLGWLGDEYTASGVPWERRGERLDEILDVWDKVWVDDVVRHEGARYRVPDSRIEPKPVQRPRPPILLAGLTPQAMTRIARRGDGWLAVGLPLPYLGSLWEQVKTESERYGRSPGAIRMVQRLNPRVTPGPVDPAEVPARGTLEQIAAYAKAADPDEVFIDLTLTVRSRAAMLDLAGRFLHLMRAG, encoded by the coding sequence ATGCGCATCGGGATCAATCTGCCCCACTACGGCGCGTTGACCGGCCCGGACGACATCATCGAGGTCAGCCGCGCGGTGGAGGCGATGGGGTACGACAGCCTGTGGACCGGGGACAGGTTGCTCTCGCCGCTGCGGCCGAGTCACCGCTATCCCGGCGGCGACGGCACGATGCCGGCCGAGATGAACGTCTACCTGGATCCGTTGACGGCGCTGACGTTCGCCGCCGCGACCACCTCGCGGGTACGGCTGGGCACCAGCACGCTCAACGCCACGCTGTACCCGCCGGTCGCGCTGGCCCGCACCCTGACCACACTGGACGTGCTCAGCCGGGGGCGGCTCGATGTGGGCCTGGGGCTGGGCTGGCTGGGTGACGAGTACACCGCGTCGGGGGTGCCGTGGGAGCGGCGCGGCGAGCGCCTCGACGAGATCCTCGACGTGTGGGACAAGGTGTGGGTCGACGATGTGGTGCGGCACGAGGGGGCCCGTTACCGCGTACCGGACAGCCGGATCGAACCGAAACCGGTCCAGCGGCCGCGCCCACCGATCCTGCTCGCCGGTCTGACGCCGCAGGCCATGACGCGCATCGCGCGCCGGGGTGACGGCTGGCTCGCGGTGGGTCTGCCGCTGCCCTACCTCGGGTCGCTCTGGGAGCAGGTCAAGACCGAGTCCGAGCGGTACGGCCGGAGCCCGGGCGCCATCCGCATGGTGCAGCGCCTCAATCCCAGGGTCACCCCTGGCCCGGTGGACCCCGCGGAGGTCCCGGCCCGGGGCACCCTGGAGCAGATCGCCGCGTACGCCAAGGCGGCCGACCCCGACGAGGTGTTCATCGATCTGACGCTGACTGTTCGCTCCCGCGCCGCGATGCTGGACCTCGCGGGACGGTTTTTGCACCTTATGCGCGCGGGCTGA
- a CDS encoding GNAT family N-acetyltransferase, whose product MTATRLTPRLRLEPAGPDTAHDLWLVHSDDEVLRWYDNKKPTPAQAARSARLMGDAWRQHGVHKWIAYDRTSGVVAGRGGLSRPPVDDDWGQLHRFLPAEPWVRARHASPEPFVAHAHWYEIGWALRREFWGRGYAAEIGRAGLAYAFDVLQAHAVVSCTLRHNARSRAVMRRIGMRYAGEIRSRGLAEGSDEERDDVPYAVCVLLRRDWLGSVPRVRSGRGGP is encoded by the coding sequence ATGACCGCCACCCGGCTGACCCCGCGTCTGCGCCTCGAACCGGCCGGTCCGGACACCGCGCACGACCTCTGGCTGGTGCACAGCGACGACGAGGTGCTGCGCTGGTACGACAACAAGAAGCCCACTCCCGCCCAGGCGGCCCGATCGGCGCGGCTGATGGGCGACGCCTGGCGGCAGCACGGCGTGCACAAATGGATCGCGTACGACCGGACGTCCGGCGTCGTCGCCGGTCGCGGCGGGCTGTCCCGCCCGCCGGTGGACGACGACTGGGGGCAGCTCCACCGTTTCCTGCCGGCCGAGCCGTGGGTCCGCGCCCGGCACGCAAGCCCCGAGCCGTTCGTCGCGCACGCACACTGGTACGAGATCGGCTGGGCGTTGCGCCGCGAGTTCTGGGGGCGGGGCTACGCCGCTGAGATCGGGCGGGCGGGTCTCGCGTACGCCTTCGACGTGCTCCAGGCGCACGCGGTGGTCTCCTGCACGCTGCGGCACAACGCCCGCTCGCGCGCGGTCATGCGGCGCATCGGCATGCGGTACGCCGGTGAGATCCGCAGCCGCGGCCTGGCCGAGGGCAGCGACGAGGAACGCGACGACGTGCCGTACGCGGTGTGCGTGCTGCTGCGCCGGGACTGGCTGGGTTCTGTCCCGCGGGTCAGGTCCGGCCGGGGCGGGCCGTAG
- a CDS encoding carbohydrate ABC transporter permease: MTSVAEKTTGRTGISPKPPGLPGRAAAWARRAPLLPALIFMIVVTQLPFVATLVISFMDWNAYYPDEIGFAGVDNFRRVFTDVTMRDAVWTTILLTAGVVLISLVLGLGIALLLDRKFRGRGAVRTMMIAPFLVVPVAAALLWKHALYNPEYGLFNGTLTRVWSWFGSDRPPQPDWISTMPLWAVIFALVWQWTPFMMLILLAGLQGRPLDVVEAARIDGAGNWQIFRSMTLPHLRQYLELGALLGSIYIVQNFDAVFTITSGGLGTANLPYTIYQIFYQAHDYGRASAAAVVVVIGTIVIATFALRTVSSLFKEDPGR, encoded by the coding sequence ATGACATCCGTGGCGGAGAAGACCACCGGCCGGACCGGCATCTCCCCGAAACCGCCCGGGCTGCCGGGGCGCGCCGCCGCCTGGGCCCGCCGCGCGCCGCTGCTGCCCGCGCTGATCTTCATGATCGTGGTGACCCAGCTGCCGTTCGTCGCGACGCTGGTCATCTCCTTCATGGACTGGAACGCCTACTACCCCGACGAGATCGGCTTCGCCGGGGTGGACAACTTCCGCCGGGTGTTCACCGACGTCACCATGCGCGACGCGGTCTGGACCACCATCCTGCTGACCGCCGGCGTGGTGCTGATCAGCCTGGTGCTCGGGCTGGGCATCGCGCTGCTGCTGGACCGCAAGTTCCGGGGCCGGGGCGCGGTCCGCACGATGATGATCGCGCCGTTCCTGGTGGTACCGGTCGCGGCCGCGCTGCTCTGGAAGCACGCGCTCTACAACCCCGAGTACGGCCTGTTCAACGGCACGCTGACCCGGGTCTGGAGCTGGTTCGGTTCGGACCGCCCGCCGCAGCCGGACTGGATCAGCACCATGCCGCTGTGGGCGGTGATCTTCGCGCTGGTCTGGCAGTGGACGCCGTTCATGATGCTGATCCTGCTGGCCGGGCTGCAGGGCCGCCCGCTCGACGTGGTGGAGGCGGCCCGCATCGACGGCGCCGGCAACTGGCAGATCTTCCGCAGCATGACCCTGCCGCACCTGCGCCAATACCTCGAACTGGGTGCGCTGCTCGGCTCGATCTACATCGTGCAGAACTTCGACGCGGTCTTCACGATCACGTCCGGCGGTCTGGGCACGGCCAACCTGCCGTACACGATCTACCAGATCTTCTACCAGGCCCACGACTACGGCCGGGCCTCGGCCGCCGCGGTGGTCGTGGTGATCGGGACCATCGTCATCGCCACGTTCGCCCTGCGGACCGTCTCGTCGCTGTTCAAGGAGGACCCGGGCCGATGA
- a CDS encoding RNA polymerase sigma factor: MEEDLRQTILDAQTGDERAFERLIRTFESLVWWTVRTFRLAEADAEDAVQNTWLRMYEHLHEIRDPDRTGAWLTTVARRECLQLLRTGRREVVGLPPDTDRPDERGPQPERVAVQRSMNDLLWRHVNELPAPARTLLTTLSAGNSPGYAAFARSTDMPIGSVGPTRQRSLRKLRIRLECHGLGAYAWH, encoded by the coding sequence ATGGAGGAGGACCTGAGGCAGACCATCCTGGACGCCCAGACCGGCGACGAGCGCGCGTTCGAGCGCTTGATCCGTACCTTCGAGTCGCTGGTGTGGTGGACCGTCCGGACATTCCGGCTCGCCGAGGCTGATGCCGAGGACGCCGTGCAGAATACCTGGCTCCGGATGTACGAACACCTGCACGAGATTCGCGACCCGGACCGCACCGGCGCCTGGCTGACCACGGTGGCCCGCCGCGAATGCCTGCAACTGCTCCGCACCGGCAGACGCGAAGTGGTAGGCCTGCCACCGGACACCGACCGCCCCGACGAGCGCGGCCCGCAACCGGAGCGGGTCGCCGTGCAACGCTCCATGAACGACCTGCTCTGGCGGCACGTCAACGAACTTCCCGCCCCGGCCCGCACCCTGCTCACCACCCTGAGCGCGGGCAACTCGCCGGGCTACGCCGCCTTCGCCCGCAGCACCGACATGCCCATCGGCAGCGTCGGCCCCACCCGCCAGCGCTCGCTGCGCAAGCTCCGCATCCGGCTCGAGTGCCACGGCCTGGGTGCCTACGCCTGGCACTGA
- a CDS encoding family 20 glycosylhydrolase, giving the protein MASASAPAPARVAGLALPATIPSLQQWTAASGSYTFTAGSRVVTSAAALQTAAGLLAADLRAVTGYPVPVVSGSPADGDVVLATGSYGDEGYRLALAGTATISGSTAGVFYGTQSLLQMLKQDRSLPRGTATDAPVYRDRGFMIDTARKFYSIDWLRARVRDLAYLKYNRLHLHLSDDQDFRIESSSHPEVVSALHYTKAQIADLVAYAARYQITVVPEIDMPGHMTRILRDKPGLSLVRDNGTRSLDLSSDQAWPLARDLITEYLPLFPGPWWHLGADEWLSTAQVAQFPQLDRRARQLFGGSATGRDLQYDFINKVNDLVRSHGKTLRIWNDQLVEGTVVEVAASVQIVHWYGASDMTPRTLAGRGHDLINANWNQLYYIIGVSRPDPGALYASFAPYRFAAGAGTTTVARSDPHLLGAQLSLWGEPGRDESATDIATNLKNPLRVVAQETWGSPKPTPAYDTYTAIIRAVGDAPADGTAPTTTVPAEVRASGTSTIKVRTSKTVKRILTFTRGTTGTPMASARFGVRITLPGGRTVHQAHTADSKGRITVSVTAGTTAGTGKIVVSYGGSPAVTAATFTVRVTVTR; this is encoded by the coding sequence TTGGCGTCCGCATCCGCGCCCGCGCCCGCCCGGGTCGCGGGCTTGGCGCTGCCGGCCACCATCCCGTCCCTCCAGCAGTGGACAGCCGCCTCGGGGTCCTACACCTTCACGGCGGGATCACGGGTCGTGACGAGCGCCGCGGCGCTGCAGACCGCTGCGGGGTTGCTTGCCGCGGATCTGCGGGCGGTTACCGGCTATCCGGTGCCGGTTGTGTCCGGCAGTCCGGCCGATGGTGATGTTGTGCTCGCCACTGGTAGTTATGGCGACGAGGGTTATCGGCTCGCCCTGGCCGGCACGGCCACGATCAGTGGTAGCACCGCCGGGGTTTTCTACGGGACTCAGAGCTTGTTGCAGATGCTCAAGCAGGACCGGTCCCTGCCCCGGGGCACCGCCACGGATGCGCCGGTCTACCGCGATCGTGGTTTCATGATCGACACTGCCCGGAAGTTCTACAGCATCGACTGGTTGCGTGCCCGGGTGCGTGACCTGGCGTATCTGAAGTACAACCGGTTGCACCTGCACCTCAGCGATGATCAGGACTTCCGGATCGAGAGCAGCAGCCACCCCGAGGTCGTGTCGGCCCTGCATTACACCAAGGCGCAGATCGCCGATCTCGTGGCGTATGCGGCGCGGTACCAGATCACGGTCGTTCCCGAGATCGACATGCCCGGGCACATGACCCGCATCCTGCGCGACAAACCCGGTCTCAGCCTGGTACGCGACAACGGCACCCGCAGCCTGGATCTGTCGAGCGACCAGGCCTGGCCGCTGGCCCGCGATCTGATCACCGAGTACCTGCCGTTGTTCCCCGGTCCCTGGTGGCATCTGGGTGCTGATGAATGGCTCAGCACCGCGCAGGTGGCGCAGTTTCCGCAGCTCGACCGGCGTGCTCGGCAGCTGTTCGGCGGCTCCGCGACCGGCCGGGATCTGCAGTACGACTTCATCAACAAGGTCAACGATCTGGTCCGATCCCACGGCAAGACCTTGCGGATCTGGAACGATCAGCTTGTTGAGGGAACCGTCGTCGAGGTCGCGGCGAGTGTGCAGATCGTCCATTGGTACGGCGCGAGTGATATGACTCCGCGGACTCTTGCCGGTCGTGGCCACGACCTCATCAATGCCAACTGGAACCAGTTGTACTACATCATCGGCGTCAGCCGCCCCGACCCGGGCGCCCTCTATGCGTCGTTCGCCCCTTACCGGTTCGCTGCCGGCGCCGGCACCACCACCGTTGCCAGGTCGGACCCGCACCTGCTGGGTGCCCAGCTCAGCCTCTGGGGTGAGCCCGGCCGCGACGAGTCCGCCACCGACATCGCCACCAACCTGAAGAACCCGCTGCGGGTTGTTGCCCAGGAGACCTGGGGCTCACCGAAACCCACCCCGGCGTACGACACGTACACCGCCATCATCAGAGCCGTCGGCGACGCACCCGCCGATGGCACCGCACCGACGACAACCGTTCCGGCTGAGGTCCGCGCGTCCGGTACGTCGACGATCAAGGTCCGCACGTCGAAGACCGTCAAGCGGATCCTCACGTTCACCCGGGGTACCACCGGGACACCGATGGCGTCCGCACGGTTCGGTGTGCGGATCACGCTTCCCGGTGGCAGGACGGTCCATCAAGCGCACACCGCCGACAGCAAGGGCCGGATAACCGTGTCTGTCACAGCAGGCACCACGGCCGGCACCGGCAAGATCGTCGTCAGCTACGGCGGGAGCCCGGCGGTGACGGCGGCCACGTTCACCGTCCGGGTCACCGTCACCCGCTGA
- a CDS encoding FKBP-type peptidyl-prolyl cis-trans isomerase — protein MEKPDVGPITGEPPAELVVEDLTVGDGAEAKPGQLVTVHYVGVAFSSGKEFDASYNRGEPFEFGLGAGDVIGGWDQGVAGMKVGGRRKLTVPPHLGYGSRGAAGVIKPDETLIFVVDLLGVR, from the coding sequence ATGGAGAAGCCCGACGTCGGCCCCATCACCGGTGAGCCGCCGGCCGAGCTGGTCGTGGAGGACCTCACCGTCGGCGACGGTGCGGAGGCCAAGCCCGGCCAGCTCGTGACCGTCCACTACGTGGGCGTGGCGTTCTCCTCGGGCAAGGAGTTCGACGCCTCGTACAACCGGGGTGAGCCGTTCGAGTTCGGCCTCGGCGCCGGTGACGTCATCGGCGGCTGGGACCAGGGGGTGGCCGGCATGAAGGTCGGTGGCCGCCGCAAGCTGACCGTCCCCCCGCACCTGGGCTACGGTTCCCGCGGCGCGGCCGGCGTGATCAAGCCGGACGAGACGCTCATCTTCGTGGTGGACCTGCTCGGCGTGCGCTGA
- a CDS encoding lytic polysaccharide monooxygenase, whose translation MKSLRVLGALTAGGLVALTPAAALAHGAPTTPISRTAACAGGGEEPDAAACRAARKAHGGTLGSFDNLRIANVRNDKETVPDGKLCSGGLPAYEGLDLPRSDWPATKVTAGSTLSVRYAGTIPHKGSFRLYLTKPGYAPSEPLGWDDLTSKPVATFQDPAYSGGSYRMSVQIPEDRSGRHVLYIVWETSSTPDTYYSCSDLVVKAPAAVATKPSPTVTRKPARSPSPAPSSAAPKPATIKRTSPAPARTTSQPAPQLDPVAAESTDDRAQLGHWIIAGALVAIAGAGGAALLGRLRRR comes from the coding sequence ATGAAGTCCCTCCGCGTCCTCGGCGCGCTCACCGCCGGTGGGCTCGTCGCCCTCACGCCCGCCGCCGCGCTCGCGCACGGCGCCCCGACCACCCCGATCAGCCGTACGGCGGCCTGTGCCGGGGGCGGCGAGGAACCGGACGCGGCGGCCTGCCGGGCGGCCCGCAAGGCGCACGGAGGCACCCTCGGCTCGTTCGACAACCTGCGCATCGCCAACGTCCGGAACGACAAGGAGACGGTGCCCGACGGCAAGCTCTGCAGCGGCGGCCTCCCGGCGTACGAGGGACTGGATCTGCCCCGGAGTGACTGGCCGGCCACCAAGGTCACGGCCGGGTCGACGCTGAGCGTGCGCTACGCGGGCACGATCCCGCACAAGGGCAGCTTCCGGCTCTATCTGACCAAGCCGGGCTATGCCCCCTCGGAGCCGCTGGGCTGGGACGACCTGACCAGCAAGCCGGTCGCCACCTTCCAGGACCCGGCCTACAGCGGCGGGTCCTACCGGATGAGCGTGCAGATCCCGGAGGACCGCTCGGGGCGGCACGTGCTCTACATCGTCTGGGAGACCTCCAGCACGCCCGACACCTATTACTCCTGCTCGGACCTGGTGGTGAAGGCCCCCGCCGCCGTCGCCACCAAGCCGTCCCCGACCGTGACCCGGAAGCCCGCACGGTCACCGTCGCCGGCGCCGTCCTCGGCCGCCCCGAAGCCCGCCACCATCAAGCGCACCAGCCCGGCGCCCGCACGCACCACCTCCCAGCCGGCCCCGCAACTCGACCCGGTCGCCGCCGAGAGCACCGACGACCGCGCCCAGCTCGGGCACTGGATCATCGCGGGCGCGCTGGTGGCGATCGCCGGAGCCGGGGGAGCGGCGCTGCTCGGCCGCTTGCGCCGCCGGTAG
- a CDS encoding LPXTG cell wall anchor domain-containing protein has protein sequence MVSTRLRHVLAGLAGLALTAVAAPLPVSAAPAGPQLSFEHMTIVPGGIGEFQVPYYAEYGTPFTLHDVKATIDTSALPKTIKAELALGQDEVCKTAGTQVTCTYPSVVGTDGFWSFAIMGYQAVKGAVAGDEGSVKLTISSKELGTATRTAKITVADQVEMLGAEGESLQSLPAKPGGTVGVPLSVQNLGDNTINGVELFFWLDEPIGTYRKYSNCWWGTSMAYCHFDTDLAPGAVYDTTLALSVSARSPAPTTLGGQFDWQTPEDNRDHADIVKAQHPVKGTAGTLTLKPRAAAARRVPQTNLYPFSYQTRFVDVEGDQRADLAAVGAEVSGEVGSTVTAEVGVTNVGKAYFYDYPEPGANITVTAPSGTTVVKTPPGCARSGKGYLCTTIEAPLAVGKPVTWPFQLRIDRAGTLTGKVEVRVDMPDTNAANDKAALVVGQVTAGDPAPGSGPGSGGSSGGQGGGGGLPVTGANAAIIGGAGGLLVIGGVVAFVLSRRRKDRFVA, from the coding sequence GTGGTTTCCACACGGCTGCGACACGTCCTGGCCGGGCTCGCTGGGCTCGCGCTGACCGCCGTCGCCGCGCCACTGCCGGTGTCGGCGGCACCCGCCGGTCCGCAGCTCAGCTTCGAGCACATGACGATCGTCCCGGGCGGCATCGGGGAATTCCAGGTGCCCTACTACGCCGAGTACGGCACGCCGTTCACGCTGCACGACGTCAAGGCCACGATCGACACGTCCGCGTTGCCCAAGACCATCAAGGCGGAACTCGCCCTCGGTCAGGACGAGGTCTGCAAGACCGCCGGCACGCAGGTCACCTGCACCTATCCGTCAGTCGTCGGGACCGACGGGTTCTGGTCCTTCGCCATCATGGGATACCAGGCGGTCAAGGGTGCCGTGGCCGGTGACGAGGGCTCGGTCAAGCTGACGATCAGCAGCAAGGAGCTCGGCACCGCGACCCGCACCGCGAAGATCACGGTGGCCGACCAGGTCGAGATGCTCGGCGCCGAGGGCGAGTCGCTGCAGTCGCTGCCGGCCAAGCCGGGCGGCACCGTCGGCGTGCCGCTGTCGGTGCAGAACCTCGGCGACAACACGATCAACGGCGTCGAGCTGTTCTTCTGGCTGGACGAGCCGATCGGCACCTACCGGAAGTACTCGAACTGCTGGTGGGGCACCTCGATGGCGTACTGCCACTTCGACACGGACCTGGCTCCGGGTGCGGTCTACGACACGACGCTCGCCCTCTCGGTGAGCGCCCGGTCGCCGGCCCCGACCACCCTGGGCGGTCAGTTCGACTGGCAGACCCCGGAGGACAACCGCGACCACGCCGACATCGTCAAGGCGCAGCACCCGGTCAAGGGCACCGCGGGCACCCTCACCCTCAAGCCGCGCGCCGCGGCGGCCCGGCGGGTGCCGCAGACCAACCTGTACCCGTTCTCCTACCAGACCCGCTTCGTGGACGTCGAAGGCGACCAGCGCGCCGACCTGGCCGCGGTGGGCGCGGAGGTCTCCGGCGAGGTCGGCAGCACCGTCACCGCCGAGGTCGGCGTCACGAACGTCGGCAAGGCCTACTTCTACGACTACCCCGAACCGGGCGCAAACATCACGGTCACGGCACCGTCCGGCACCACGGTGGTGAAAACGCCGCCCGGCTGCGCCAGGTCCGGCAAGGGTTACCTGTGCACCACCATCGAGGCGCCGCTGGCCGTGGGCAAGCCGGTCACCTGGCCGTTCCAGCTGCGCATCGACCGGGCCGGCACGCTGACCGGCAAGGTCGAGGTCAGGGTCGACATGCCCGACACCAACGCCGCCAACGACAAGGCCGCCCTCGTCGTGGGTCAGGTCACGGCCGGTGACCCGGCCCCGGGCTCCGGCCCGGGTTCCGGCGGCAGTTCCGGCGGTCAGGGTGGCGGCGGTGGTCTGCCGGTCACCGGTGCGAACGCCGCGATCATCGGCGGGGCCGGTGGGCTGCTGGTCATCGGCGGTGTGGTGGCGTTCGTGCTGAGCCGCCGGCGCAAGGACCGGTTCGTGGCCTAG
- a CDS encoding carbohydrate ABC transporter permease, which yields MSTQALQKKTERGGAWLSLLAWVVGILFVLPVVWMVLTSFHSEADAARNPPAVLAPLTLEGYRHFFSGGASPWPPLLNSLTASIVSTALVLLLSFPAAYALSIKPVRKWTDVLFFFLSTKMLPVVAGLLPLYLFAQNTGLLDNIWLLIVFYTAMNLPIAVWMMRSFLSEVPVEMLEAASMDGAGLTRTLRSVIAPVVLPGIAATALICFIFSWNELLFARVLTATVAETAPVFLTSFVTSQGLFLAQLCAAAFVVSLPVLVAGFAAQDKLVQGLSLGSVK from the coding sequence ATGAGCACGCAGGCACTGCAGAAGAAGACGGAGCGTGGCGGGGCCTGGCTGTCCCTGCTCGCCTGGGTGGTCGGCATCCTGTTCGTCCTGCCCGTGGTGTGGATGGTGCTCACCTCGTTCCACAGCGAGGCCGACGCGGCCAGGAACCCGCCGGCCGTGCTCGCCCCGCTCACCCTCGAGGGCTACCGTCACTTCTTCTCCGGTGGCGCGTCGCCGTGGCCGCCGCTGCTCAACTCGCTGACGGCCAGCATCGTCTCCACCGCCCTGGTGCTGCTGCTGTCGTTCCCCGCGGCGTACGCGCTGAGCATCAAACCGGTGCGCAAATGGACCGACGTGCTGTTCTTCTTCCTGTCCACCAAGATGCTGCCGGTGGTGGCCGGGCTGCTGCCGCTGTACCTCTTCGCCCAGAACACCGGCCTGCTCGACAACATCTGGCTGCTCATCGTCTTCTACACGGCGATGAACCTGCCGATCGCGGTGTGGATGATGCGCTCGTTCCTGTCCGAGGTGCCGGTCGAGATGCTCGAAGCGGCCTCGATGGACGGCGCCGGCCTGACCAGGACGCTGCGCTCGGTGATCGCCCCGGTGGTCCTGCCGGGTATCGCGGCCACCGCGCTGATCTGCTTCATCTTCAGCTGGAACGAGCTGCTGTTCGCCCGGGTGCTGACCGCCACCGTGGCCGAGACCGCCCCGGTGTTCCTGACCAGCTTCGTCACCAGCCAGGGGCTGTTCCTGGCGCAGCTGTGCGCGGCGGCGTTCGTGGTCTCGCTGCCCGTGCTGGTGGCCGGCTTCGCCGCGCAGGACAAGCTGGTCCAGGGGCTGTCGCTGGGCTCGGTCAAATAG
- a CDS encoding S1C family serine protease, with amino-acid sequence MTDLMTRPPLIEGATDQVPPLPPVAVSHRGAGGSRWPRRIAGGAALLALIGGGGAAGAVVAEHYASGTPAAASATTATTAATTRTTGLATIAAKVSPSIVTVMIDGRDESALGSGVVLSADGLVLTNNHVISSGGTVSVRLSDGRTVPAQVVATDPTHDLALVQASGLTGLTPATFGTDDSVAVGDTVLAFGAPLGLEGTVTSGIVSALDREVNTGTEKLTGLLQTDAAINEGNSGGALVDTSGKVIGINVAIATADDRSTGSVGLGFAIPAGTATQVVQQLRSRTS; translated from the coding sequence ATGACCGATCTGATGACCCGGCCCCCGTTGATCGAGGGCGCCACCGACCAGGTGCCCCCGCTGCCGCCGGTCGCAGTCAGCCACCGGGGGGCGGGCGGCAGCCGCTGGCCGCGACGCATCGCCGGGGGTGCCGCGCTGCTCGCGCTCATCGGGGGCGGCGGTGCCGCGGGTGCCGTGGTCGCCGAGCACTACGCCTCGGGCACCCCGGCTGCCGCGAGCGCCACCACGGCGACCACCGCCGCCACCACCAGGACCACGGGTCTGGCCACGATCGCCGCGAAGGTCTCGCCCAGCATCGTCACCGTCATGATCGACGGCCGGGACGAGTCGGCGCTGGGCTCGGGGGTGGTGCTCAGCGCGGACGGGCTGGTGCTCACCAACAACCACGTGATCTCCTCGGGCGGGACGGTGAGCGTGCGGTTGTCCGACGGGCGGACCGTACCCGCGCAGGTCGTCGCGACCGACCCCACCCACGACCTGGCGCTGGTGCAGGCGAGCGGGCTGACCGGCCTGACCCCGGCGACGTTCGGCACCGACGACTCGGTGGCGGTGGGCGACACCGTGCTGGCCTTCGGCGCGCCGCTCGGCCTCGAGGGCACGGTGACCTCGGGCATCGTGTCCGCGCTGGACCGTGAGGTGAACACCGGCACCGAGAAGCTGACCGGGCTGCTGCAGACCGACGCCGCGATCAACGAGGGCAACTCCGGCGGCGCGCTGGTCGACACGTCCGGCAAGGTGATCGGCATCAACGTCGCGATCGCCACCGCCGACGACCGGAGCACCGGCAGCGTGGGCCTCGGCTTCGCCATCCCGGCCGGCACCGCCACCCAGGTGGTCCAGCAGCTGAGGAGCCGCACCAGCTGA